TGAGACCcctgggggtgagggggattcTCTCTGAgacccctgggggtgggggggataatGATTGTCTGAAGCAGACGAAGTAGCAGCAAGAGACCCCCCCACATAGCGCGAGGACCCAACTAACCCTCAGCATGTCCCCATCTGATCACaaaacccccctcccctccccccctcccgcTCCTCTGCCCCTCTCCTCCGCCCTCCCCCAACTACCTCTCACTCCCCTTTctctgctctgccctcctcactgtcctatccctcactccctcttctCTCCACTCTCTTCCTCAGATTCTCACCACACTCCTGCCTTACTCCCCCCCCCTCGAACCACTCTCACCCTCCTCACATCCTCATTCCCTTACACAttcccctgtccctccctcattccctattccccctcacccccattcccccctcacctcacTTCACACTTCCCCTCACCCCTCAGTCCCCCGCACTCCCTGCTCCCCCttactccccctcactccctactccccctcacctctcactccccctcacccctcactccctactccccctcacctctcactccccctcacccctcactccctactccccctcacctctcactccccctcacccctcactccctactccccctcacctctcactccccctcacccctcactccctactccccctcacctctcactccccctcacccctcactccctactccccctcacctctcactccccctcacccctcactccctactccccctcacctctcactccccctcacccctcactccctactccccctcacctctcactccccctcacccctcactccctACTCCCCCTTACTCTGTgctccccctcactcctccccctcactccccgctccccccTCGCCCCTCACTCCCTACTCCCCTCACTCCctactccccctcacccctcctcactccctactcccctcactccctgctcccccctcactccctgctccccccctcactccctgctccccctcactccctactccccctcactccctgctccccctcactccccgttccccccctcactcccccactcgcccctcactccctgcacccctccacattccccctcacactcctACCATCCTCTCCCCTGCTCTCACATCCTGGTCACTGACCCTACCCCCAGCCCTCTCCCGGTCCAGGCCCATGCCTGGcagtccccccccctccccctcgctgccccctcccccctGGGGTTAGATGGGGGTGTCTGGCTGTTGGAGGTTTGGGGAGGAGTGTTGACGTTTCATGCGAGGGGGGGGTGTGTAGGGGCGATGCTGGTGGCAGCGTTGGGAGGGGAGGTCAGTACCTTTGGGGAGCTGCCCGTCTCGGTGCCCCTGGGGGGGCTGTCGGTAGTGACGGTATTTCCGGGTCTCCCTATCCCGGCTCCCGGCCCCATTGTCAAAGGAATTCCGCCGGAACTGTCGGCCATCACGGTATCGCCGCTGACCGGGGTTACCATGGTGACCGTACTGACCGGGGTTACCATGGTGACTGTACTGACCGGGGTTACCATAGTGACTGTACTGACCAGGGTTACCATACTGACCAGGATTACCATGGTGACCGTACTGACCGGGGTTACCATACTGACCAGGGTTACCATGGTGACCGTGCTGACCGGGGTTACCATGGTGACCGTACTGACCGGCGTTACCATGGTGACCGTACTGACTGTGGTGTTGTTGGTGAAGTATGGGGCCATAGCCCTGCCAGAAACGCTGGGCCCCCCGGAATCTGACCTCACCCCCCGACTCCTGGCACTGACCACTCGGGGTCAGGGGTCGCCCTGGGCTTGGGGTGCCTGCTGCCCCAGGGTTAGAGGGTGCCCTGAGGTCAGAGGGCATACCGTGGTCAGAGGGCACACTGGTGTCAGAGGGCATGCCGTGGTCAGAGGGCACGCTAGGGTCAGAGGGCCAGGCAGGGTCAGAGGGTGCCCTGATGTCAGAGGGCATGCCGTGGTCAGAGGGCACGCTGGGGTCAGAGGGCCAGGCAGGGTCAGAGGGTGCCCTGATGTCAGAGGGCATACTGTGGTCAGAGGGCACGCAGGGGTCAGAGGGCGTGCCGCGGTCAGAGGGTGCTCCGGGGTCAGAGGGTGCTCCGGGGTCAGAGGGCAGAGTGCCCGGCCCCCAGGAGAGGCGATGTTGGGG
The sequence above is a segment of the Chiloscyllium punctatum isolate Juve2018m chromosome 21, sChiPun1.3, whole genome shotgun sequence genome. Coding sequences within it:
- the LOC140492480 gene encoding uncharacterized protein, which translates into the protein MEKVGQASYITKLDLTRDYWQSGDVLKIWAYCAFKRVKRLVELPDGAKHSQQDTMWSSNRAPSLPGDRAPSLPRRLSPPPPRRPSPPPRPSPLPPRKPSPLPGDRAPSSETEPPLQRPSPLCRDRGDGESELAPGGNEDEDEDEDEDEERASPIGSEGPWEDGKQEPPHHKAVRINRLMEEDPAFRRGRLRWLQQEQQRFQNLQQQQISRKLRKHTGPGRFIPPQDCKLRFPFKSNPQHRLSWGPGTLPSDPGAPSDPGAPSDRGTPSDPCVPSDHSMPSDIRAPSDPAWPSDPSVPSDHGMPSDIRAPSDPAWPSDPSVPSDHGMPSDTSVPSDHGMPSDLRAPSNPGAAGTPSPGRPLTPSGQCQESGGEVRFRGAQRFWQGYGPILHQQHHSQYGHHGNAGQYGHHGNPGQHGHHGNPGQYGNPGQYGHHGNPGQYGNPGQYSHYGNPGQYSHHGNPGQYGHHGNPGQRRYRDGRQFRRNSFDNGAGSRDRETRKYRHYRQPPQGHRDGQLPKGTDLPSQRCHQHRPYTPPPRMKRQHSSPNLQQPDTPI